Proteins found in one Camelus bactrianus isolate YW-2024 breed Bactrian camel chromosome X, ASM4877302v1, whole genome shotgun sequence genomic segment:
- the ASB11 gene encoding ankyrin repeat and SOCS box protein 11 isoform X3, producing MTSMAPTMPTSSQPLPQLVVLLTPNAQDCWADRSPLHEAAAQGRLLALKTLIAQGVNVNLVTINRVSSLHEACLGGHVACAKALLENGAHVNGVTVHGATPLFNACCSGSAACVSVLLEFGAKAQLEVHLASPIHEAVKRGNRECMEILLANNVNIDQEVPHLGTPLYVACTYQRLDCVKKLLELGANIDHGQWLDTPLHAAARQNSVEIIHLLIDYGANLKCRNAQGKSALDLAAPKSGVEQALLLREGPPTLSQLCRLCVRKCLGRACHQTIHKLYLPEPLERFLLYQ from the exons ATGACCAGCATGGCCCCCACCATGCCCACCTCCAGTCAGCCCCTGCCCCAACTCGTGGTACTGTTGACTCCTAACGCCCAAG ATTGCTGGGCTGATCGGTCCCCACTCCATGAAGCTGCGGCTCAGGGGCGCCTGCTGGCCCTTAAAACTCTAATTGCACAG GGCGTCAATGTGAACCTGGTAACAATTAACCGCGTCTCTTCTCTCCACGAGGCGTGCCTTGGAGGTCACGTCGCCTGCGCTAAAGCCTTATTGGAGAACGGAGCACAC GTCAATGGAGTGACCGTTCACGGAGCCACACCCCTCTTCAACGCTTGCTGCAGTGGCAGTGCGGCGTGCGTCAGCGTGCTGCTGGAGTTTGGAGCCAAGGCCCAGCTCGAGGTGCACCTGGCGTCCCCCATCCACGAGGCAGTGAAGAGAG GTAATAGAGAGTGCATGGAGATTCTGCTGGCAAATAACGTCAACATTGACCAAGAAGTGCCTCACCTCGGAACTCCTCTGTATGTGGCTTGCACCTACCAGAGGCTAGACTGTGTGAAGAAACTTCTAGAATTAG GAGCCAACATTGACCATGGCCAATGGCTGGACACCCCCCTCCACGCGGCCGCCCGGCAGAACAGTGTGGAAATCATCCACCTGCTGATTGACTATGGGGCTAACCTGAAGTGCAGAAACGCTCAGGGCAAAAGTGCCCTTGACCTGGCCGCTCCAAAAAGCGGGGTGGAGCAGGCGCTCCTGCTCCGAGAAG GCCCACCTACTCTTTCCCAGCTCTGCCGCCTGTGTGTCCGGAAGTGCTTGGGTAGAGCATGTCATCAGACCATCCACAAGCTATATCTGCCGGAGCCACTGGAAAGATTCCTCCTATACCAGTAG
- the ASB11 gene encoding ankyrin repeat and SOCS box protein 11 isoform X2, which yields MLQLTGENEKNLQVSGSGRRPGVWKEISFGDYICHTFQGDCWADRSPLHEAAAQGRLLALKTLIAQGVNVNLVTINRVSSLHEACLGGHVACAKALLENGAHVNGVTVHGATPLFNACCSGSAACVSVLLEFGAKAQLEVHLASPIHEAVKRGNRECMEILLANNVNIDQEVPHLGTPLYVACTYQRLDCVKKLLELGANIDHGQWLDTPLHAAARQNSVEIIHLLIDYGANLKCRNAQGKSALDLAAPKSGVEQALLLREGPPTLSQLCRLCVRKCLGRACHQTIHKLYLPEPLERFLLYQ from the exons ATGCTTCAATTAACGGGGGAAAATGAGAAGAATCTCCAAGTTTCAGGAAGTGGCAGAAGGCCCGGAGTGTGGAAAGAGATTTCTTTTGGGGATTATATTTGTCACACATTTCAGGGAG ATTGCTGGGCTGATCGGTCCCCACTCCATGAAGCTGCGGCTCAGGGGCGCCTGCTGGCCCTTAAAACTCTAATTGCACAG GGCGTCAATGTGAACCTGGTAACAATTAACCGCGTCTCTTCTCTCCACGAGGCGTGCCTTGGAGGTCACGTCGCCTGCGCTAAAGCCTTATTGGAGAACGGAGCACAC GTCAATGGAGTGACCGTTCACGGAGCCACACCCCTCTTCAACGCTTGCTGCAGTGGCAGTGCGGCGTGCGTCAGCGTGCTGCTGGAGTTTGGAGCCAAGGCCCAGCTCGAGGTGCACCTGGCGTCCCCCATCCACGAGGCAGTGAAGAGAG GTAATAGAGAGTGCATGGAGATTCTGCTGGCAAATAACGTCAACATTGACCAAGAAGTGCCTCACCTCGGAACTCCTCTGTATGTGGCTTGCACCTACCAGAGGCTAGACTGTGTGAAGAAACTTCTAGAATTAG GAGCCAACATTGACCATGGCCAATGGCTGGACACCCCCCTCCACGCGGCCGCCCGGCAGAACAGTGTGGAAATCATCCACCTGCTGATTGACTATGGGGCTAACCTGAAGTGCAGAAACGCTCAGGGCAAAAGTGCCCTTGACCTGGCCGCTCCAAAAAGCGGGGTGGAGCAGGCGCTCCTGCTCCGAGAAG GCCCACCTACTCTTTCCCAGCTCTGCCGCCTGTGTGTCCGGAAGTGCTTGGGTAGAGCATGTCATCAGACCATCCACAAGCTATATCTGCCGGAGCCACTGGAAAGATTCCTCCTATACCAGTAG